In Glycine max cultivar Williams 82 chromosome 5 unlocalized genomic scaffold, Glycine_max_v4.0 Gm05_scaffold_188, whole genome shotgun sequence, one DNA window encodes the following:
- the LOC100802952 gene encoding putative DNA glycosylase At3g47830 gives MEKKRKRKQQVKRDGEPKPKSVRAGSTRTDNVKDPFPSHARPTPQECEAVRDTLLALHGIPPELAKYRKLPPSDEPVQLQPPEPVLDGLVRTVLSQNTTEANSQKAFASLKSSFPSWEQVLWAESKDVENAIRCGGLAPTKASCIKNVLRCLRERRGELCLEYLRDLSVDEVKAELSLFKGIGPKTVACVLMFNLQQDDFPVDTHIFEIAKTMGWVPAVANRNKSYLHLNQRVPNELKFDLNCLLYTHGKLCHQCSGKKGNKQGKKCDDNSCPLLNYDKDSVEL, from the exons ATGGAAAAGAAGCGGAAGAGGAAGCAGCAGGTGAAGCGCGACGGAGAGCCAAAGCCCAAATCGGTTCGTGCGGGTTCAACCCGAACCGACAATGTGAAAGATCCATTTCCATCTCACGCTCGACCCACCCCACAGGAATGCGAAGCCGTGCGTGACACTCTCTTAGCCCTACACGGCATTCCCCCGGAACTCGCCAAGTACCGCAAACTCCCACCGTCCGATGAACCGGTCCAACTGCAGCCACCCGAACCGGTTCTCGACGGTCTTGTCCGAACCGTCCTCTCGCAGAACACCACCGAGGCCAATTCCCAAAAGGCTTTCGCTTCCCTCAAATCCTCCTTTCCCAGTTGGGAACAA GTTCTCTGGGCCGAGTCCAAGGACGTGGAGAATGCCATTCGGTGCGGAGGTCTAGCTCCGACTAAGGCTTCCTGCATTAAGAACGTGTTGCGTTGTTTGCGCGAGAGAAGAGGTGAATTGTGTTTGGAGTATTTGCGGGACTTGTCAGTTGATGAAGTTAAGGCTGAGCTTTCTCTTTTCAAAGGAATTGGTCCCAAAACG GTGGCTTGTGTGTTGATGTTCAATCTTCAGCAAGATGATTTTCCTGTGGACACTCAC ATATTTGAGATTGCAAAAACCATGGGTTGGGTACCAGCTGTTGCAAACAGAAATAAGTCATATCTTCATCTAAACCAAAGGGTACCAAATGAACTTAAGTTTGACCTGAATTGTCTTCTGTATACGCACGGGAAGCTTTGCCACCAATGCTCCGGTAAAAAGGGTAACAAGCAAGGAAAGAAATGTGACGATAACTCCTGTCCTTTATTGAATTATGATAAAGACTCAGTTGAACTTTGA